In the Thermotoga sp. Ku-13t genome, one interval contains:
- a CDS encoding oligopeptide/dipeptide ABC transporter ATP-binding protein, whose protein sequence is MKILRVERLVKDFSIKLGFFGGRHSIRPINDVSFEIEEGETLGVVGESGCGKTTLGRTVIRLYEPSGGKIYFNDVDITHLKEKELRPLRRNMQIVFQDPFSSLNPRMTVYDILSRPLRIHRIVPRSEERDLIVSTLESVGLKSEHLGRFPHEFSGGQRQRIAIARAIITRPKFIVLDEPTSALDVSVQAQIANLLKELKEKLKLTYLFISHDLSIIQFLSDKIAVMYLGQIVEMGRTDSVIEDTLHPYTKLLFSSIPIPDPEKRMKFLIDVSEVPSLANINKGCPFFDRCPSRLRECKEFRPKLVSVKEDHSVSCFLYHKEVHE, encoded by the coding sequence GTGAAGATTTTGAGGGTGGAAAGACTCGTCAAGGACTTTTCCATCAAACTTGGGTTTTTCGGTGGCAGGCACTCGATAAGACCCATCAACGATGTTTCTTTCGAAATAGAAGAGGGCGAAACACTCGGAGTTGTGGGAGAATCTGGCTGTGGGAAGACCACGCTCGGACGAACTGTGATAAGGTTGTACGAACCGAGCGGCGGGAAGATCTACTTCAACGACGTGGACATCACACACCTGAAGGAAAAAGAATTGAGGCCACTCAGGAGGAACATGCAGATCGTTTTTCAGGATCCATTTTCTTCCCTCAATCCAAGGATGACAGTGTACGACATTCTCTCGAGGCCTCTGCGCATACACAGAATCGTACCGAGATCTGAAGAAAGGGACCTGATCGTCTCGACCCTTGAAAGTGTTGGGCTCAAATCGGAGCATCTCGGAAGGTTCCCGCACGAATTTTCTGGAGGACAGAGACAGAGGATCGCCATAGCGAGGGCGATAATAACCAGACCGAAGTTCATCGTGCTGGACGAACCGACGAGTGCGCTCGATGTTTCTGTTCAGGCACAGATTGCGAATCTGCTGAAGGAACTCAAAGAGAAGTTGAAGCTGACCTACCTTTTCATCTCACACGATCTCTCCATTATCCAGTTCCTGAGCGACAAAATTGCCGTGATGTACCTGGGTCAGATCGTCGAGATGGGAAGAACAGATTCTGTGATCGAAGATACGCTCCATCCTTACACGAAACTTCTCTTCAGCTCCATCCCCATCCCGGATCCGGAAAAGAGAATGAAGTTTTTGATCGACGTGAGTGAAGTTCCTTCGCTGGCCAACATCAACAAGGGCTGCCCCTTCTTCGACAGGTGCCCTTCAAGGTTGAGAGAATGCAAAGAATTCAGGCCGAAACTGGTAAGCGTGAAAGAAGATCATTCTGTATCGTGTTTTCTGTACCACAAAGAGGTCCACGAATGA
- a CDS encoding DUF996 domain-containing protein, with protein sequence MKPIKGVKVVKQAGLLAGLGLLFSYLLAMIPAAGWVFAIVGVVLFLVGVHKISQLTGQREIFNLFLLPVILGFVGMVMGSIMVVGTVMGSMMRGGGFGLSALGAVTIILLVVSVVFLIISLVSYVKAYRLLAAVTNMSIFNTVANLYKWGAILLIVFGIGAILMFAGVIVAMVGFFSMEEKPAAQ encoded by the coding sequence ATGAAACCAATCAAGGGGGTGAAAGTTGTGAAACAGGCTGGTCTACTGGCAGGTCTGGGATTGTTGTTCTCTTACCTTCTCGCCATGATACCCGCTGCGGGATGGGTTTTCGCAATCGTCGGAGTGGTGCTTTTCCTGGTTGGGGTCCACAAGATCTCACAGTTGACGGGACAGAGAGAGATCTTTAACCTCTTTCTATTGCCTGTGATCCTCGGATTTGTAGGCATGGTGATGGGTTCGATCATGGTGGTAGGAACCGTGATGGGTAGCATGATGAGGGGTGGAGGATTCGGACTTTCTGCGCTTGGGGCTGTCACGATCATCCTCCTTGTCGTATCTGTCGTGTTTTTAATCATCAGCCTGGTGTCCTATGTGAAGGCGTACAGATTGCTCGCTGCGGTCACGAATATGAGCATATTCAACACCGTGGCGAACCTGTACAAATGGGGTGCGATCCTTCTCATCGTCTTCGGTATCGGTGCGATACTGATGTTCGCGGGCGTCATAGTGGCCATGGTGGGGTTCTTCTCCATGGAAGAAAAACCTGCGGCACAGTAG
- a CDS encoding transposase, with product MAKVLKDSTARTLFVRHLELKKKISGDYLWNPSYYVGTAGQVSNDAIRQYIEAQKTEKESDSVPLITLEVQVRADPQAEAILEDAMFCATRVYNILKKLPRAEGY from the coding sequence ATCGCCAAGGTACTAAAAGATTCCACAGCCCGCACCCTTTTTGTGAGACATCTGGAACTCAAAAAGAAGATCTCGGGCGATTATTTGTGGAATCCAAGCTACTACGTGGGCACGGCTGGACAGGTTTCCAATGATGCTATCAGGCAGTACATCGAAGCTCAAAAAACAGAGAAAGAAAGTGATTCAGTGCCTCTAATCACTCTTGAGGTGCAAGTTCGTGCAGATCCGCAGGCTGAAGCCATACTTGAAGACGCCATGTTCTGTGCCACCAGAGTGTACAACATTTTGAAAAAGCTACCCAGGGCCGAAGGATACTAA
- a CDS encoding FAD-dependent protein — MVKKLGIVGFGAAAIGFLEGLIESKKIQDYEIFVFEKGKDHAHNTISGVRMDGKIFISRSMGGELDVPLDVQYRVVELYLTHSGYRPTRDRTDPIEYLKSFEKNGKKIEFGESFADEETYRKFYDNGFEPIKAYFFHLGTDVLRETNNNLFQRFSSFKNVHFLFDTTVEDVELGSKHRIITSKGEFEFDELVIAVGRSGHRLMDRLKAKYPQLVKENYYVDIGVRYELPNHVMEDLFDMYEVKVRYKTRTGYVCRLFCQNPAGKVTLEKYEDFTTVNGYSDTYHKTQNTNFAVLVTTRFTEPFKDPTGYGKNLAKLANILAGDKEKVILQTYGDFKEYRRTKRLGRVHPTLDENSFILGDANLVFPSKIRESLVDFIENLDRVIKGVAYFDNLLYAVEVKFYSNKFCNDVVEHLHVIGDCSGWTRSIQYATSMGYMRALKL; from the coding sequence ATCGTGAAGAAGCTTGGAATCGTGGGTTTCGGAGCAGCTGCGATCGGTTTTCTGGAAGGTTTGATCGAATCAAAGAAGATCCAAGATTACGAAATATTCGTGTTCGAAAAGGGGAAGGACCATGCACACAACACCATTTCAGGTGTGCGCATGGATGGGAAGATTTTCATCAGCAGGAGCATGGGTGGTGAACTGGATGTACCGCTCGACGTTCAGTACAGAGTCGTCGAGCTGTATTTGACCCACTCCGGTTACAGGCCCACCCGGGACAGGACTGATCCGATAGAATATTTGAAATCTTTCGAGAAGAATGGTAAGAAGATCGAGTTCGGAGAATCGTTCGCGGACGAAGAAACTTACAGGAAGTTCTACGATAATGGTTTTGAACCGATCAAGGCTTACTTTTTCCATCTGGGTACCGACGTACTCAGGGAAACGAACAACAACCTGTTTCAACGCTTCTCTTCCTTCAAGAACGTGCATTTTCTCTTCGATACCACCGTTGAGGACGTCGAGCTCGGTTCAAAGCACAGGATCATCACGAGCAAAGGTGAGTTCGAATTCGACGAACTCGTGATTGCCGTTGGAAGAAGCGGTCACAGATTGATGGACCGTCTCAAGGCGAAGTACCCCCAGCTCGTGAAGGAAAACTACTACGTGGATATAGGTGTCAGGTACGAACTTCCCAACCACGTGATGGAAGATCTCTTCGACATGTACGAAGTGAAGGTACGCTACAAAACAAGAACTGGATATGTGTGCAGGCTCTTCTGTCAGAACCCGGCAGGAAAGGTGACGCTGGAAAAGTACGAAGATTTCACGACGGTGAACGGTTATTCCGATACCTACCACAAGACTCAGAACACGAACTTCGCCGTTCTGGTTACCACGAGGTTCACCGAACCGTTCAAAGATCCGACAGGGTATGGGAAAAATCTTGCAAAGCTCGCAAACATACTCGCCGGTGATAAGGAAAAGGTCATTCTTCAAACCTATGGAGACTTCAAAGAGTACAGGAGGACCAAGCGCCTCGGAAGGGTGCACCCGACACTCGACGAGAACAGTTTCATCTTAGGAGACGCGAACCTGGTCTTTCCGTCGAAAATTAGAGAATCGCTCGTGGATTTCATAGAAAACCTGGATCGCGTCATCAAGGGTGTTGCGTACTTTGACAATTTACTCTACGCGGTGGAAGTCAAATTCTACTCGAACAAGTTTTGTAACGATGTCGTTGAACATCTGCACGTGATAGGAGACTGCAGCGGCTGGACCAGATCGATCCAGTATGCCACATCGATGGGCTACATGAGGGCACTCAAACTCTGA
- a CDS encoding calcium-transporting P-type ATPase, PMR1-type: MKEFYRLSVEEVCRELGVDPQKGLSSKEAKKRLEKYGPNELAERKRRTILQMFLSQFTDFLIIILLAAAAISIVVGEAVDAILIMIIVVLNATLSTIQEAKAEKSLQLLKKMAAPSARVLRDGIIQTVPSREIVPGDVVILEAGNYVPADGRLIESVNLSVSEAALTGESQPVEKSTEAIDKPNMPIGDRTNMVYSGTIVSRGRGKAVVTATGNETEIGKIAKMLTEMEEEETPLQKNLEKLGKQIGLIVLVICAIVFAVGILEGNPILEMFLTAVSLAVAAVPEGLPAVVTIVLALGMYNMVKRHAIIRKLQAVEALGSVNVICSDKTGTLTRNEMTVVKYYLHPENWLKHESSSQIPDTLKEALMGATLCNDAFVTFKDNTRATSGDPTEIALTLAAWDFGLKKPELEERMPRVHEIPFDSDRKMMTTVHRKENTFVSYTKGAPDVVLSRCSRYVSSSGEIRELTEKDREQILQANQQMAQDGLRVLAVAYKNVEEGRYENLEQDMIFLALIGMIDPPRPEVKKALERCKTAGIKVIMITGDHKATAQTIAKEIGILDPAGKTLTGNELIEMDVDDLAEVVEDVKVYARVSPSDKLKIVEALKKKGKIVAMTGDGVNDAPALKRADIGVAMGITGTDVSKDAADMVLTDDNFASIVAAVEEGRKIFDNIRKVVYYLLSCNISEVATIFISILLRLPLPLIPVQILWMNLVTDGLPALALGVEPAEPDVMTRPPRDPKEGIMSRDVIKKIFIGGLLLSVLTLFVYGWALMEHDEIRLLRTMVFFTLCTGQLFHAFNSKSLKHSLFKVGIRNNPRLILACVVSFLLLLAVIYVPGLQNVFGTTTLAGHQLLVSLIAAFMIVPLFELVKWFDRRKA, translated from the coding sequence TTGAAAGAGTTCTACAGACTCAGTGTGGAAGAAGTGTGCCGCGAGCTTGGTGTGGATCCTCAGAAAGGTCTTTCCAGCAAAGAAGCGAAGAAGAGGTTAGAGAAGTACGGACCAAACGAGCTCGCTGAGAGAAAGAGGCGAACAATCCTTCAGATGTTTCTCTCACAGTTCACGGACTTTCTCATCATCATTCTCCTCGCCGCGGCGGCTATATCCATCGTTGTTGGGGAAGCGGTAGATGCCATACTGATCATGATCATCGTCGTTCTGAACGCCACGCTCAGCACGATACAGGAAGCCAAAGCCGAAAAATCTTTACAGTTGCTCAAAAAGATGGCCGCACCGAGTGCGCGTGTTTTGAGAGACGGGATCATTCAGACGGTTCCTTCCCGCGAGATCGTACCAGGGGATGTGGTCATCCTTGAAGCGGGAAACTACGTTCCTGCGGACGGCAGGTTGATCGAATCGGTGAACCTCTCCGTCAGCGAAGCCGCACTCACGGGAGAATCTCAGCCTGTGGAGAAATCCACCGAAGCCATAGACAAACCGAACATGCCCATAGGTGATCGAACGAACATGGTCTATTCCGGCACGATCGTGAGCAGAGGCCGTGGCAAGGCTGTCGTGACGGCCACCGGGAACGAGACTGAGATCGGAAAGATCGCGAAAATGCTCACGGAGATGGAGGAAGAAGAAACACCGCTCCAGAAGAACCTTGAAAAGCTTGGAAAACAGATAGGCCTCATCGTCTTGGTCATATGTGCGATCGTTTTCGCAGTTGGAATACTCGAAGGAAACCCCATTTTGGAAATGTTCCTCACGGCTGTGAGTCTCGCGGTTGCGGCGGTGCCGGAAGGACTGCCGGCGGTCGTGACGATCGTGCTCGCCTTAGGCATGTACAACATGGTCAAAAGGCATGCGATCATCAGAAAGTTACAGGCTGTTGAGGCGCTCGGTTCGGTCAATGTGATCTGTTCGGACAAGACGGGCACGCTCACTAGAAACGAGATGACGGTGGTGAAGTATTACCTTCATCCGGAGAACTGGTTGAAACACGAATCGTCCAGCCAGATTCCCGACACCTTGAAAGAAGCGCTCATGGGCGCCACACTGTGCAACGATGCCTTCGTGACGTTCAAAGACAACACGAGAGCGACTTCGGGTGATCCGACCGAGATCGCGCTGACCCTCGCCGCGTGGGACTTCGGGTTGAAGAAGCCGGAACTGGAAGAAAGAATGCCGCGCGTTCACGAAATACCATTCGATTCAGACAGAAAAATGATGACGACCGTTCACAGGAAAGAAAACACCTTCGTCTCGTACACGAAAGGTGCCCCCGATGTTGTGCTTTCGAGATGCTCCAGGTACGTTTCGTCTTCAGGAGAGATACGGGAGCTGACGGAAAAAGACAGAGAACAGATCCTGCAGGCCAACCAGCAGATGGCGCAGGATGGTTTACGTGTGCTCGCTGTGGCTTACAAAAACGTTGAAGAAGGTCGATACGAAAATCTCGAACAGGACATGATCTTTCTCGCCCTGATAGGCATGATCGATCCTCCGAGACCCGAAGTGAAAAAGGCACTCGAAAGGTGCAAGACCGCAGGTATAAAGGTCATCATGATCACGGGTGACCACAAAGCGACCGCGCAGACTATAGCGAAGGAGATCGGCATACTCGATCCGGCTGGTAAGACGCTCACTGGAAACGAGCTCATAGAGATGGACGTCGACGACCTGGCTGAAGTGGTTGAGGACGTTAAGGTCTATGCGAGAGTTTCACCGAGCGACAAACTGAAGATCGTCGAGGCGCTCAAGAAGAAAGGTAAGATCGTGGCCATGACGGGCGATGGGGTCAACGATGCGCCAGCGCTGAAGAGGGCGGACATAGGAGTGGCGATGGGCATCACTGGCACCGATGTTTCAAAAGATGCCGCGGACATGGTATTGACGGACGACAACTTCGCGAGCATCGTGGCTGCTGTGGAAGAAGGAAGGAAGATCTTCGACAACATAAGGAAGGTCGTTTATTATCTGCTTTCCTGCAACATCAGCGAGGTCGCGACCATATTCATCTCGATCCTGCTTCGATTACCGCTGCCTCTGATACCCGTGCAGATACTCTGGATGAACCTGGTCACGGATGGGCTTCCCGCACTCGCGCTGGGTGTCGAGCCCGCAGAACCTGACGTGATGACGAGACCTCCAAGGGATCCGAAGGAAGGCATCATGAGCAGAGACGTGATAAAAAAGATTTTCATCGGAGGACTTTTGCTCTCTGTTTTGACCCTCTTCGTGTACGGCTGGGCGCTGATGGAACACGACGAAATAAGGCTTCTCAGAACGATGGTTTTCTTCACTCTGTGCACGGGTCAGCTGTTCCACGCCTTCAACTCCAAATCTCTGAAGCACTCTTTGTTCAAGGTGGGTATAAGGAACAACCCGCGCCTGATCTTGGCGTGCGTCGTGTCCTTCCTGCTGCTGCTCGCGGTGATATACGTTCCAGGCTTGCAGAACGTCTTCGGTACCACCACCCTCGCGGGGCACCAGCTTCTAGTCAGCTTGATCGCGGCGTTCATGATCGTTCCGCTGTTTGAACTTGTCAAGTGGTTCGATAGAAGGAAAGCTTGA
- the flgA gene encoding flagellar basal body P-ring formation chaperone FlgA produces MKGILTVLLLLFTVFTFTNDLFFGAIGKFARDNFGPEATIVSLQVKSSPGEFDEVELISHSRSRSLFSFLFKAFKEKRFCGYARVQAEIAVFREVIVAARTIRSGELLNEEDVQLQRVNLLDLNVEHCSELSQVVGKISRRMFKQNEPIDARYLLRPPDVKAGQLLTAVVQIGSVFATAQVRAMKDAYVGERIQVRNVSSGTLIEGLLQRDLTVLVIGG; encoded by the coding sequence ATGAAAGGAATCCTGACGGTCTTGCTGCTGCTGTTCACAGTTTTCACCTTCACTAACGATCTGTTCTTTGGGGCGATAGGGAAATTCGCCAGGGATAACTTTGGACCAGAGGCCACGATCGTTTCGCTTCAGGTCAAAAGTTCACCAGGTGAATTTGATGAAGTCGAGTTGATCTCGCACAGCCGTTCCAGAAGCCTGTTCAGTTTTCTCTTCAAAGCCTTCAAAGAAAAAAGGTTCTGTGGTTATGCTCGGGTTCAGGCCGAGATCGCGGTCTTCAGAGAAGTGATCGTCGCGGCGAGAACGATCAGGTCCGGTGAACTACTGAACGAGGAAGATGTGCAGTTGCAGAGGGTGAACCTGCTGGATCTGAACGTGGAACACTGTTCGGAGTTGAGTCAAGTTGTTGGGAAGATCTCGCGCAGGATGTTCAAGCAGAATGAACCAATCGATGCGAGGTATTTGCTGAGACCTCCGGATGTTAAGGCTGGCCAGTTGCTCACCGCGGTGGTTCAGATTGGTTCGGTCTTTGCGACCGCACAGGTGCGTGCCATGAAGGATGCCTACGTTGGTGAGAGAATTCAGGTGAGGAACGTTTCAAGCGGTACGCTGATAGAAGGTCTATTGCAGAGAGATCTGACGGTTCTGGTGATCGGAGGTTGA